One Aquarana catesbeiana isolate 2022-GZ linkage group LG04, ASM4218655v1, whole genome shotgun sequence genomic region harbors:
- the LOC141140519 gene encoding sulfotransferase 6B1-like isoform X5 — protein MADMTQFLQEVTKAFETSKNIPKDELIFTYDGVLYPTATCDMDTFKALETFETREDDVMLAAYPKCGSNWTTMLLHSIVHAVHNKHPSAIIPMIEFKFPDKFELSGVLTLTMLLFGINILTQTQFC, from the exons ATGGCAGACATGACACAATTTCTCCAAGAGGTCACAAAAGCATTTGAGACTTCTAAAAATATCCCAAAGGATGAGTTAATTTTTACGTATGATGGAGTGTTGTATCCAACTGCAACATGTGACATGGACACATTTAAAGCTTTGGAAACATTTGAGACACGTGAGGATGATGTTATGTTGGCAGCTTATCCTAAGTGTG GCTCAAACTGGACTACAATGCTTTTACATAGCATTGTTCATGCAGTGCACAATAAACACCCATCTGCCATCATTCCAATGATAGAATTCAAATTCCCCGATAAATTTGAG TTGtctggggttcttactttgaccatGCTGTTGTTTGGAATAAACATCTTGACACAGACACAGTTTTGTTGA